One segment of Tamlana crocina DNA contains the following:
- a CDS encoding LamG domain-containing protein — MKVFSHFLSVLCFIGFNAFAQTPANDDFVNAEVIPHTTNWCSSNSPFTTINATPDGTKGSAWRNGPNYNVWYKFQATTTQVNAEISTGGSSGSLRYPYLGLWDDNGTEITSMTYYSSTGSINVQSDNLTVGNWYYISVDNHSSTSYRGSFTLCVEDEVDFDYMEKAHEVPHTSNWCSADGEFSTINATPDGVKGSTWRNDPNYNVWFKFQATTTEVNASINTGGSTGSLRYPFLALWDAVGTEITSSTYYSSTGTINVQSDNLTIGNWYYISVDNHSSSNYRGSFTLCVDDTVNNDFKDKAIELPHTSDWCSADAEYTTINASADQAKGSTWNNGPNYNVWYKFQATTTEVNAQINIGGSSGSLRYPFLALWEDSGAEIASSRYYSSTGTINVQSDNLTVGNWYYISVDNHSNSNYRGSFTLCVDDEVNNDFKDKAIELPHTSSWCSADAEYTTINASADETKASTWNNGPNYNLWYKFQATSTEVKAEIYIGGSSGSLRYPFMALWDDSGTELMSSAYYSSTGNINVQSSSLTVGEWYYVSVDNHSSSSYRGSFALCLYDEVDYDFYEGAIDVTSIINSCSQDQQYTTIGASADRNKGSNWNNNGPKTNRWFKFTAPASGEINVTVDIGGGKGTQKTTQMALWAADGTTEIATKRYAYNTEDVVMGANGLTPGDTYYISVDAYHSGYSGTFTLCLQDQLDYDFYEGAIDVTSIINNCSQNEEYTTIGASADRDKGSNWNNNGPKTNRWFQFTAPATGEISITVDIGGDKGTQKTTQVALWASDGITEINSKRYAYNTEDVVMGANGLTPGDIYYFSVDAYHSGYSGSFTLCIQDQLNYDFYEGARDITSIINSCSADAEFSTVGASPDRNKGYNWNNNGPKNNRWFKFTAPATGQIEVTVDVGAEKGTQKTTQIALWETDGLTELSSNRYVSNTDDVILGYTSLTPGEVYYVSVDVYNSSYDGSFTLCVKDRISYDFYEGAIDITNLINSCSDDAIYDTTGATPDKVAGSSWNNNGPKYNRWFKFTAPETGQISITVDVDGTKGTQRRTQVAMWEDGGTVEVDSKRYASNNDDVVVSGFNLTPGATYYVSVDAYPGNTGTFSLCVENTFVDFNGTDYYVDFGDNHDLSRSFSLEAWVLQKSTSAKATIMSKGDVALGALRGYHFTLENGYPSLIWYNNSGIPVLTITSTNQIENNKWYHVAATYTRNTVSLYVDGVLVATSVSASAPSNNSYSFLLGASYDSSTPNTPKYCFDGYIDEVRIWNVALSKQQIRQMMNQEIVQSGTGIRGKLIASNISDNLLWANLKGYYPMANNAAADFSSNNINGYSKNNSASVQEQTAPLPYVTSADGPWASSSTWLHGDVWNISNLGDDNEWGIVQIKNNIAIDHDINTMGLFIDSGKTLTVNGTRQVKNEWYFELNGTLDLMEDSQLIQTINSNLVTSATGKLLRRQEGASSPFWYNYWSAPIGAMAATSLTDDNASINNLNNTSYKLNMLKDESGFNLPFTSGHSGNGSISTAWLYTFKNGVTYWDWKAVSPTSPLSPGVGYTQKGTGSPGNEQQYIFEGKPNNGTVLIDVVDKGGAGSVPNKTKTEYLVGNPYASALDLHQFIDDNAGVIDGTIYLWQQWAGNSHYLNEYQGGYAQVNKLGGCRAYQFVGIEGGVDNSKFGAIVPTRYIAVGQGFVVEVVADGQVEFNNGQRVFIKEVDANGTYNQGSIFSKSTKASKSSKEKIEKSEMQKIRLEFNSATGPKTRRELLLGFSNYTKDDFDYGYDAKCTESNNNDLNLALEGKGMIMQAYSPITDDKVIPLNFKSSGKNSFEIKISEKINIPENQAIYIKDNLTGEYFDLSQDGTYQFSSEPGRFNSRFDIVFQDEQQSLSTEEAMTPESFIYYQNSSKTFYAKKLNGTVKHFALINMRGQNVLEMSNVSTAELDRGISFSNMTTGAYVVCLRTETNEVLTKKIVIN, encoded by the coding sequence ATGAAGGTTTTCTCTCATTTTTTGAGTGTGTTGTGTTTTATTGGTTTCAATGCGTTCGCCCAAACACCTGCTAACGACGATTTTGTAAATGCAGAGGTTATACCGCACACTACAAATTGGTGTTCCTCCAATTCACCTTTCACTACAATTAATGCCACCCCCGATGGAACAAAGGGTTCAGCATGGCGAAATGGTCCAAATTACAACGTTTGGTATAAATTCCAGGCTACCACAACGCAGGTGAATGCCGAAATTAGCACCGGAGGGTCATCAGGGAGTTTACGCTATCCTTATTTGGGGCTTTGGGACGATAACGGCACAGAAATAACTAGTATGACATATTACAGTTCAACAGGAAGTATCAACGTTCAGTCCGACAATTTAACCGTCGGAAATTGGTATTATATTTCTGTGGATAACCATTCATCAACTAGCTATCGAGGTTCCTTTACGTTATGCGTGGAGGATGAAGTGGATTTTGATTATATGGAAAAAGCCCATGAGGTACCGCACACCTCAAATTGGTGTTCGGCAGATGGTGAATTCAGTACAATAAATGCTACCCCTGATGGTGTAAAAGGCTCAACTTGGCGAAATGACCCAAATTATAACGTTTGGTTTAAATTTCAGGCGACCACAACAGAAGTTAATGCGTCTATAAATACAGGAGGGTCTACGGGAAGTTTACGTTACCCTTTTCTCGCACTTTGGGACGCTGTCGGAACGGAGATTACAAGTTCGACGTATTACAGTTCAACCGGTACCATTAACGTTCAGTCTGATAATTTAACCATTGGAAATTGGTATTATATATCGGTTGATAATCATTCTAGTTCAAATTACAGGGGTTCATTTACACTTTGCGTTGACGATACTGTAAATAACGATTTTAAAGATAAAGCCATTGAGTTGCCACATACTTCAGACTGGTGCTCGGCTGATGCCGAATATACCACGATAAATGCTTCGGCAGATCAAGCTAAGGGAAGTACATGGAATAATGGCCCCAATTATAATGTTTGGTACAAATTTCAAGCCACGACAACCGAGGTCAATGCTCAAATAAATATTGGGGGCAGTTCTGGCAGTCTGCGTTATCCTTTTCTAGCCCTTTGGGAGGACAGCGGTGCAGAAATAGCCAGCTCGAGATATTATAGTTCAACAGGAACGATAAATGTGCAATCGGATAATTTAACCGTTGGCAATTGGTATTATATATCGGTTGACAATCATTCTAACTCAAACTACAGAGGCTCGTTTACGCTTTGTGTTGATGACGAGGTTAACAACGATTTTAAAGACAAGGCCATTGAATTGCCGCATACATCAAGTTGGTGTTCGGCCGATGCTGAATACACCACGATAAATGCTTCGGCAGATGAGACTAAAGCAAGCACATGGAATAATGGGCCTAATTACAATTTATGGTATAAATTCCAGGCTACCTCAACCGAGGTGAAAGCCGAAATATATATTGGTGGTTCGTCTGGAAGCCTACGCTATCCATTTATGGCGCTGTGGGATGACAGCGGTACAGAACTTATGAGTTCGGCTTATTATAGTTCAACAGGAAACATAAATGTACAATCCAGTAGTTTAACGGTTGGAGAGTGGTATTATGTTTCGGTCGATAACCATTCCAGTTCGAGTTATCGAGGAAGCTTTGCATTGTGTTTGTACGACGAAGTAGATTATGATTTTTATGAAGGCGCTATAGACGTTACGAGTATTATTAATAGTTGCTCGCAAGATCAGCAATACACTACCATAGGAGCATCGGCTGACCGCAACAAGGGCTCTAACTGGAATAACAACGGGCCGAAAACAAACCGTTGGTTTAAGTTTACAGCACCTGCTTCTGGCGAGATTAATGTTACCGTAGATATAGGAGGCGGTAAGGGCACTCAAAAAACGACGCAAATGGCACTATGGGCCGCTGATGGAACTACCGAGATTGCCACTAAAAGATATGCTTACAATACCGAAGATGTGGTTATGGGAGCCAATGGGTTAACTCCAGGAGATACTTATTATATTTCTGTTGATGCTTATCATTCAGGGTACAGTGGTACGTTTACCTTATGCCTGCAAGACCAATTGGATTACGATTTTTATGAAGGAGCCATAGATGTTACGAGCATTATCAATAATTGCTCACAGAACGAAGAATACACTACCATAGGCGCATCGGCCGACCGCGACAAAGGGTCTAACTGGAACAACAATGGGCCGAAGACTAACCGTTGGTTTCAGTTTACGGCACCTGCTACCGGCGAGATTAGTATTACTGTGGATATAGGAGGAGATAAAGGTACTCAAAAAACGACACAAGTAGCTTTATGGGCTTCCGATGGCATCACCGAAATTAATAGTAAAAGATATGCTTACAATACCGAAGATGTGGTGATGGGAGCCAATGGGCTAACTCCGGGAGATATTTATTATTTTTCCGTTGATGCTTATCATTCGGGGTACAGCGGATCCTTTACTTTATGCATCCAAGACCAATTGAATTATGATTTTTATGAAGGGGCCAGAGATATTACAAGTATTATAAACAGTTGTTCGGCAGATGCAGAATTTTCAACTGTGGGAGCCTCACCAGACCGAAATAAGGGTTATAATTGGAACAATAATGGCCCAAAAAACAATAGATGGTTTAAGTTTACCGCACCAGCAACTGGTCAAATTGAAGTAACCGTTGATGTGGGCGCAGAAAAAGGTACCCAGAAAACCACCCAAATAGCCCTTTGGGAAACCGACGGACTCACCGAACTGAGTAGTAATAGGTATGTTTCTAATACTGATGATGTTATTTTGGGTTATACATCACTAACGCCCGGTGAGGTATACTACGTTTCGGTTGATGTTTATAACTCCAGTTACGATGGGTCGTTCACCCTATGCGTAAAAGATAGGATAAGCTATGATTTTTACGAAGGTGCCATCGACATCACAAACCTTATAAACTCTTGTTCGGACGATGCTATTTACGACACCACAGGAGCGACACCCGATAAGGTGGCGGGCTCCAGTTGGAACAATAATGGGCCGAAATATAACCGTTGGTTTAAGTTTACGGCGCCAGAAACAGGACAAATTAGCATTACCGTTGATGTTGATGGAACCAAAGGAACCCAACGAAGAACCCAAGTGGCCATGTGGGAAGATGGCGGAACGGTTGAAGTGGATAGTAAAAGGTATGCATCCAACAATGATGATGTGGTAGTTTCTGGTTTTAATTTAACTCCAGGAGCAACTTATTATGTTTCTGTAGATGCTTATCCGGGTAATACGGGTACGTTCTCACTATGTGTTGAGAACACTTTTGTTGATTTCAATGGAACAGACTATTATGTTGATTTTGGTGATAATCACGATTTATCTCGTAGTTTTTCCCTAGAAGCTTGGGTGCTACAAAAGTCTACAAGTGCCAAGGCAACAATTATGTCTAAAGGTGATGTTGCATTGGGGGCGCTTAGGGGCTATCATTTCACATTGGAAAATGGGTATCCTAGTTTGATATGGTATAATAATTCAGGCATACCGGTATTAACTATTACCTCGACAAACCAAATTGAGAATAATAAATGGTACCACGTAGCAGCAACATACACAAGAAATACGGTGTCTCTATACGTTGATGGCGTGTTGGTGGCTACAAGTGTAAGTGCCTCAGCGCCTTCAAATAATAGTTACAGTTTTTTATTAGGAGCTAGTTATGATAGCAGTACACCAAATACACCCAAGTATTGTTTTGATGGGTATATAGATGAAGTCCGTATTTGGAATGTGGCTCTTAGCAAACAACAGATAAGGCAAATGATGAACCAGGAAATTGTTCAAAGCGGAACAGGGATTCGTGGAAAATTAATCGCTTCAAATATTTCAGATAATTTGCTTTGGGCGAACTTAAAGGGATACTACCCGATGGCTAACAATGCCGCTGCCGATTTTTCAAGTAATAATATCAACGGGTATTCAAAAAATAATAGTGCTTCAGTTCAAGAACAAACAGCACCACTGCCTTATGTAACAAGCGCTGATGGACCATGGGCCTCAAGCTCTACTTGGCTTCATGGCGATGTTTGGAATATTTCAAATTTAGGAGATGATAATGAATGGGGAATTGTTCAAATAAAAAACAACATTGCCATTGATCACGATATCAATACCATGGGGCTTTTCATTGATTCCGGTAAAACCTTAACGGTAAACGGAACACGGCAGGTAAAGAACGAATGGTATTTTGAGCTCAACGGAACTTTAGATTTAATGGAAGATTCGCAGCTTATCCAAACCATAAATAGCAACTTGGTAACATCGGCAACGGGTAAATTGCTTAGGAGGCAAGAGGGTGCTTCAAGTCCGTTTTGGTACAATTACTGGTCTGCACCAATTGGTGCAATGGCCGCTACCTCACTTACAGATGATAATGCCTCTATTAATAACCTCAATAACACATCCTATAAATTGAATATGCTAAAGGACGAATCAGGTTTCAACTTGCCTTTTACTTCAGGACATTCAGGTAATGGAAGTATAAGTACGGCTTGGTTATATACTTTTAAAAATGGTGTGACCTATTGGGACTGGAAAGCTGTATCTCCCACTTCGCCATTAAGCCCAGGAGTGGGTTATACCCAAAAAGGAACAGGTAGTCCCGGCAACGAGCAACAATATATTTTTGAAGGTAAACCCAATAATGGTACTGTTTTGATTGATGTTGTAGATAAGGGCGGTGCCGGTTCTGTGCCCAACAAAACAAAAACCGAATATTTGGTAGGGAATCCTTATGCTTCGGCTTTAGATCTTCATCAGTTTATAGATGATAACGCGGGTGTAATAGATGGAACCATTTATTTGTGGCAACAGTGGGCAGGAAACTCACATTATTTAAATGAGTACCAAGGCGGATATGCTCAAGTCAATAAGCTTGGCGGTTGTAGGGCTTACCAATTTGTTGGCATAGAAGGTGGTGTAGATAATTCCAAATTCGGAGCCATTGTGCCTACCCGTTACATTGCTGTAGGGCAGGGGTTTGTTGTTGAAGTCGTTGCAGATGGCCAAGTAGAGTTCAATAACGGTCAGCGGGTATTTATAAAAGAAGTAGATGCGAACGGAACTTACAATCAAGGGTCTATCTTTTCGAAGTCTACCAAAGCCAGCAAATCTTCAAAAGAAAAAATTGAGAAAAGTGAGATGCAGAAAATCCGTTTGGAATTCAATTCAGCAACAGGTCCAAAAACCAGAAGAGAGCTTTTGCTTGGATTTAGCAATTATACCAAAGATGATTTTGATTATGGTTACGACGCCAAGTGTACAGAATCAAACAACAACGACCTTAATTTAGCTCTTGAAGGAAAAGGTATGATCATGCAGGCTTATAGCCCAATTACGGACGACAAAGTCATTCCGCTTAATTTTAAATCGTCGGGTAAAAACAGTTTCGAAATTAAAATATCCGAAAAAATAAATATCCCAGAAAATCAAGCTATTTACATAAAAGATAATTTAACCGGTGAGTATTTCGACCTTTCGCAAGATGGAACTTATCAGTTTAGCTCAGAACCAGGAAGATTTAACAGTAGGTTTGATATTGTGTTCCAAGATGAGCAGCAATCATTAAGTACCGAAGAGGCTATGACACCAGAAAGTTTTATTTATTATCAAAACAGCAGTAAAACCTTTTATGCTAAAAAGTTGAATGGTACGGTGAAACATTTTGCATTGATAAATATGCGCGGGCAAAATGTGCTTGAAATGAGTAATGTAAGCACAGCAGAGCTAGATCGAGGCATTAGCTTCAGCAATATGACTACAGGGGCTTATGTGGTGTGTTTAAGAACGGAAACCAATGAGGTGCTCACTAAAAAAATTGTAATTAATTAA
- a CDS encoding LamG-like jellyroll fold domain-containing protein has protein sequence MKLKYFLYLFLVCLMFGSINAQTNAPSIQAGVTFQWSDVQTNRTQPATIESVTVNGIVYLNFGLPTAYELTQLGPDGHGQNKILRNGANVETTSASASWNASALTAFQDLNLNHYFGSSNNGQNICDNYSSESTTTAQRQTLSYGTGILATSSGVIAVTERNANNCLHIELFGIPAGGGAEQSLGETFVNKTSTKWGFGGTGTSGNLGTNGAINPPPAGADYWLSDRVVENGGTIGIALFYLDDIAPNGSLITKAQLTASTRDHADGKMFIFTLADDDEDGLSDVDDLDDDNDGIKDTSESGGIDPSADHDTDGIPNYKDADFCTLNAHGICENIDFDSDGVPNHFDLDSDNDGIPDVLESGGVDGNADGMADGSIGTTVATYGIPSSAGSGTTPVNTDNREDFDFLDIDSDNDGIPDNVEAQTTLGYVAPSGIVAVTGVDVAYVLGIVPVDTDFDGIWDFVDSDSDNDGLDDIKENGMADTLTAADVDGDGLTNAFETNGVNDSNLDVNEDIENPSNLAILPDADGDLFTGGDLDYRDLFDVNPPSSATIDFDGVDDYLDSDLDLGGYTAATVMAWIKLDENFLNSSYVLNFGNLHIQTHSSRQVWFKVNDVAITPASKIDKDVWTHVALIFDSTSPSARLKAYINGELHGSSNDASLSGAIYTSPDYFTIGARALDHNMLFNGSIDEVRVFDEALTEDQMRKIIYQEINNSSGNVYGSVIPKSISDSATSAVIPWSNLKAYYPMTDIVNLTTTDFSGNGLSARLHNITTVQPQTAPMPYKTVADGCWCTESTWLHGDVWDIENASDNKDWSIIQISNNVSTTNSHNHLGLIIDSNKTLTVNGDNLIENSWYFELNGTLDLMDDSQLLQTENSDLVTSAEGKILRRQEGQSNPYRYNYWGSPVGFTSVSTLSDNNTGNNANNTTFSLNMLKDEAGSNCLFTSGQTGNGKISTQWIYTFINGLTYWDWAQISPSTSLSPGVGYTQKGTGNAGAEQQYIFEGKPNNGTILLDVTDKGGAGSVPNQSKTEYLLGNPYASAIDIHKFIDDNAGVIDGTLQLWQHWAGNSHYLNEYQGGYAQVNKLGSCRAYQFVGFYGDHNGSQDGTIVPSRYLSVGQGFLAEIVADGQVEFNNGQRVFIKEADADGTYDNGSTFSKSSNGKNPKEKASRDTMQKIRLEFNSVTGPKTRRELLMGFSDYTTDGFDYGYDAKSTETNNNDLNLSLEGKNMIMQAYGEITDEKVVPLNLKSSGDNTFEIMISEKENIKESQRIYLHDNLTGEYFNLTKGEACQFGSEAGVFKNRLSIVFRSEQQMLSAEEADGTKNRTYYQNPAKTFYAKNMDSEVTHFTVVNMRGQSVQDLSGVSNAQLEMGVRLNSLAAGAYVVCLRTANNEVLTKKIVVN, from the coding sequence ATGAAATTAAAGTACTTCTTGTACCTGTTTTTAGTATGCCTCATGTTTGGTAGCATCAATGCTCAAACCAATGCACCGAGCATTCAAGCTGGTGTTACTTTTCAATGGAGCGATGTTCAAACTAATAGAACGCAGCCGGCAACTATTGAGAGTGTTACTGTAAATGGTATTGTATACCTCAATTTTGGACTGCCAACCGCATACGAACTCACCCAGCTAGGGCCAGATGGCCATGGACAGAACAAAATTCTGAGAAATGGAGCGAATGTAGAAACAACTAGTGCAAGTGCTTCTTGGAATGCCTCTGCATTAACGGCTTTTCAGGATTTAAACCTCAATCATTATTTTGGCTCTAGCAACAATGGACAAAATATTTGCGATAATTATTCCTCCGAATCCACGACAACAGCACAACGCCAAACATTGTCGTATGGCACTGGTATATTGGCAACCTCAAGTGGGGTAATTGCAGTTACAGAGCGTAATGCTAATAATTGTCTTCATATAGAACTTTTTGGTATTCCAGCGGGTGGCGGAGCAGAACAGTCTTTGGGTGAAACTTTTGTCAACAAAACATCCACCAAATGGGGTTTCGGAGGTACAGGAACTAGTGGTAATTTAGGGACTAACGGTGCAATTAATCCACCTCCTGCTGGGGCCGATTATTGGTTGAGCGATAGAGTGGTAGAAAATGGTGGTACCATTGGTATTGCATTGTTTTATTTAGATGATATTGCACCAAACGGGTCACTCATTACCAAAGCGCAATTAACAGCTTCAACGCGAGATCATGCCGATGGTAAAATGTTTATTTTTACTTTGGCAGATGATGATGAGGATGGGCTGAGTGATGTCGATGATTTAGACGATGACAATGACGGTATAAAAGATACTTCTGAATCTGGAGGAATTGATCCTTCCGCCGATCATGATACAGACGGTATTCCTAATTACAAAGATGCCGATTTCTGTACACTTAATGCTCATGGGATTTGTGAAAATATCGATTTCGATTCAGACGGTGTTCCCAATCATTTTGATTTAGATAGTGATAATGATGGTATTCCAGATGTTTTGGAGTCGGGAGGTGTAGATGGCAATGCAGACGGAATGGCAGATGGTTCAATTGGTACTACAGTGGCAACTTACGGAATACCAAGTTCTGCCGGTTCGGGAACCACCCCCGTAAATACCGATAATAGAGAAGATTTCGATTTCTTGGATATTGATAGTGATAATGACGGTATTCCTGATAACGTTGAAGCACAAACTACCTTAGGGTATGTTGCGCCATCTGGAATTGTAGCCGTTACCGGGGTAGATGTGGCCTATGTATTAGGTATTGTGCCTGTAGATACCGATTTTGACGGTATTTGGGATTTTGTGGATTCTGATTCAGATAATGATGGGCTCGATGACATCAAGGAAAACGGTATGGCCGATACACTAACGGCTGCCGATGTAGATGGCGATGGTTTAACGAATGCATTTGAAACCAACGGAGTCAATGATTCTAATTTGGATGTTAATGAAGATATTGAAAACCCATCTAATTTGGCAATCTTACCCGATGCGGACGGTGATTTGTTCACTGGAGGGGATTTGGACTACCGCGACCTTTTCGATGTAAACCCGCCGTCGTCTGCGACGATCGATTTCGACGGTGTTGACGATTACCTGGACAGCGACCTCGACCTTGGTGGCTATACTGCGGCCACGGTAATGGCCTGGATAAAATTGGACGAGAATTTTCTAAATTCATCTTATGTGCTAAATTTTGGCAACCTGCACATCCAAACGCACAGTTCAAGGCAGGTTTGGTTTAAAGTTAACGATGTGGCAATAACCCCAGCATCAAAAATCGATAAAGATGTTTGGACGCATGTAGCGTTGATATTTGATAGTACGTCACCCTCGGCAAGGCTAAAGGCTTACATTAATGGGGAGCTTCATGGCTCGAGCAACGATGCTTCTTTATCTGGTGCGATTTACACTTCCCCAGATTATTTTACCATTGGGGCCAGGGCACTTGACCATAATATGCTCTTTAATGGAAGTATTGATGAAGTGCGCGTGTTCGACGAGGCATTAACCGAAGATCAAATGCGAAAGATTATTTACCAAGAAATAAATAATAGTTCGGGAAATGTGTACGGAAGTGTAATTCCTAAGTCCATATCCGATTCGGCCACATCAGCGGTAATCCCATGGTCAAATTTAAAGGCCTATTACCCGATGACGGATATCGTGAACCTAACGACCACCGATTTTTCGGGCAACGGCCTGTCTGCTCGTCTGCACAACATCACCACGGTACAGCCACAAACGGCGCCTATGCCCTATAAAACGGTAGCTGATGGGTGTTGGTGCACCGAATCCACTTGGTTGCACGGCGATGTATGGGATATCGAAAATGCTTCAGATAATAAAGATTGGAGCATTATCCAAATCTCTAATAATGTTAGTACTACTAATTCGCATAACCATTTGGGCTTGATAATAGATTCGAACAAAACCTTAACGGTAAACGGAGATAATTTGATTGAAAACAGTTGGTATTTTGAACTGAACGGTACTTTGGATTTAATGGACGATTCCCAACTGCTGCAGACAGAAAACAGTGATTTGGTAACATCGGCCGAAGGCAAGATTTTAAGAAGGCAAGAAGGCCAATCCAATCCGTATAGGTACAACTATTGGGGCTCTCCGGTTGGTTTTACGAGTGTTTCAACCCTATCAGACAATAATACGGGTAACAATGCCAACAATACAACTTTTAGTTTAAATATGCTTAAAGATGAAGCTGGTTCAAACTGTTTGTTTACTTCAGGGCAAACGGGCAACGGTAAGATCAGTACCCAATGGATCTACACATTTATAAACGGATTGACTTATTGGGACTGGGCGCAAATTTCGCCATCCACATCATTAAGCCCGGGCGTGGGCTATACCCAAAAAGGGACCGGGAATGCCGGAGCGGAACAACAATATATTTTTGAGGGAAAACCAAATAACGGCACCATTTTGTTGGATGTAACGGACAAGGGCGGAGCGGGCTCCGTGCCCAACCAGTCCAAGACGGAATACCTTTTGGGCAACCCCTACGCCTCGGCAATCGACATCCATAAGTTCATCGACGACAATGCGGGCGTGATAGACGGCACGCTACAGCTTTGGCAACATTGGGCTGGCAATTCGCATTACCTAAACGAATACCAAGGTGGTTATGCCCAAGTGAACAAGTTGGGGTCTTGCCGTGCCTATCAATTTGTTGGGTTTTACGGAGACCATAACGGCTCTCAGGATGGTACTATCGTGCCTTCGCGCTACCTTTCTGTCGGTCAGGGCTTCTTGGCCGAAATTGTGGCCGATGGGCAAGTGGAATTCAACAACGGGCAGCGTGTTTTCATTAAGGAAGCCGATGCCGATGGTACTTACGATAATGGTTCTACGTTCTCAAAGTCTTCCAACGGAAAAAATCCAAAAGAAAAGGCTTCAAGAGATACAATGCAGAAAATCCGTTTGGAATTCAATTCGGTAACAGGTCCCAAAACGAGAAGGGAACTGTTGATGGGCTTCAGCGATTATACCACTGATGGCTTCGACTATGGCTACGATGCCAAGAGTACGGAGACCAACAACAACGACCTGAATTTATCATTGGAAGGAAAAAATATGATTATGCAGGCCTATGGCGAAATTACCGATGAAAAAGTAGTGCCTTTAAACTTGAAATCGTCGGGCGATAACACTTTCGAAATTATGATTTCCGAGAAGGAAAATATTAAAGAAAGTCAAAGAATTTATCTGCACGACAACCTAACCGGCGAGTATTTCAATCTTACAAAAGGCGAGGCGTGTCAGTTCGGTTCAGAAGCCGGGGTGTTCAAAAACAGGCTGTCAATCGTTTTCCGGAGCGAACAGCAAATGTTAAGTGCAGAAGAGGCCGATGGAACAAAAAACCGTACTTATTACCAAAACCCAGCCAAAACGTTTTATGCGAAAAATATGGATAGCGAGGTTACCCATTTTACCGTGGTGAACATGCGTGGCCAAAGCGTACAAGATTTGAGTGGTGTATCCAATGCCCAATTGGAAATGGGCGTTCGATTGAATAGTTTAGCTGCTGGTGCTTATGTGGTTTGTTTAAGAACGGCCAATAACGAGGTGCTGACCAAAAAAATAGTAGTGAATTAA